TCGTTCGGATGACTGAGAATTTGACCGCGCGTATCACTCTGCATGCATAGACGGGGAGTTTGATCGTACCAATCATTGTCTCAGAAGCACCGTTGAATCCTGTAAGGGAGCGAGATGATGGCTTCATGTCGCGCAGGTCGATTCCCATCTTATCAAGCGTATCTCGAAAGATTAAATCGACTGAACTGCCTGTGTCAATCAACACTTTAGCGACGTCACACTTCGCAATTCCTACCTCGACTAGCAGTGGGTCGTTGTGAGGTAAATGGACGCCGATGGCATCGTCTGGTAAGAAAGTGATTGAGGAATCGATCTCGGGTTTCGATGGCCATTTCTTCGAGGTTACTGCCTGTCGTCGATGGTCCTTTACAGACCGGACGGAATCACCGCAAGGAGGTGAGCCAACCATGATTACGTTTAAGAAGTTAGACTCGATGACTCGTTTATTTCTCAGTCGAGTTCTCGAGTCGCTAGGCAAGTCTTCGATGATAGGTGGATTTTTGACGTTGGGCGAGTACTCGACAACGGGTGAGTCCCCGACAACAGATTTGTATCCGTCCTCGTTCTTGGATCTCGCCTCCTCGATTCTTCGTCGTAAGTCTGAATGTTTTGGTCGGTTAAGCTTGATTCTGAGGTCTTCCGACTTTGAGTTGAGCTTTTCGCGAAGCTCGATGACTCGTGGCCTTAGACGGGATTGAGCATTCGAGTCCTCGATTTTCCTAGCCTTGGATTTTTTGATGATTGAGCGGAGATCTCCGTGTGAGTCGTATGCGCGATCAGGTGTTTGCGACTTTCGCCTGAGCTTGTTTCTTAAGTCGTTTGACCCTTCTGATCCTATGCTCTCGTTCGTTCGTTTGCTGGAATACTGGCGTGAGTCATGGACCTGTTTATCCTCTTCTTCATCTGAGGAGGAATTGGGTCGTGCGAGGATGACTTGTACACGTCGACGATTACGCGGTTGCTCCTCGTCGACTTGTGCATCGCCGTCTTCTTCTTCATGCTTTTCTGGCTTGTCATCCTCAGTATGCTTCGGCCGGTTTCCGGACTTATCCTGATTCTTGTGAGTTTTCTTTTCTTTGTTTTTGCTCCAACTCTTGGTGTCGTTGGGCCTAGGCTTAGGGAGTTCGACGTTTGACGTTCCTTTTTCGTACGACGAGAAGAGGGCATCTAACAAATGCCTGCAGTTCCTTGTATCATGTGCCTTAGACTTGTGGAAGCTACACCACATGTTTAACTCAGCTGGTCCAGGACTTGACGCCGGAGGTGTCGAAGAGGTTTGCGGCTTTTCGTCGTTTTCCCAGACATTCTAACCTTTTTCGCATACAACGACAGTGGGCTGCGGGGACGCGTTTTTGTCTTCAACCACGTAGACGAAACTTTTTGGCTGGTTAGGTTTACTGCCTGAGGTGTGCTGACGAGGTTCCTGGCGTGCCTCGGGAGCTTTGGGGACAGTTGCCGGTTTGGTTGCCGTGTTCAGTTTCTTAAGTATCGCCGCTGTGTCTTCTTCCATTCGGATGAAGTTGTTTGACCTGGCGATTGCGTCCTGGAGCGAAGTAGTTGGATTTCTGTAGAGATCCTCGCGAAACAAGGACTTGAAATAGAGAGTGTTCATCAATGCGTCGACGGCAACACTATCGGGGACTTGGACTTTAGAGGCGACAGCTTTGAATTTTTCCATGAAGTCGCGGAGGCTTTGGCTCGNNNNNNNNNNNNNNNNNNNNNNNNNNNNNNNNNNNNNNNNNNNNNNNNNNNNNNNNNNNNNNNNNNNNNNNNNNNNNNNNNNNNNNNNNNNNNNNNNNNNNNNNNNNNNNNNNNNNNNNNNNNNNNNNNNNNNNNNNNNNNNNNNNNNNNNNNNNNNNNNNNNNNNNNNNNNNNNNNNNNNNNNNNNNNNNNNNNNNNNNNNNNNNNNNNNNNNNNNNNNNNNNNNNNNNNNNNNNNNNNNNNNNNNNNNNNNNNNNNNNNNNNNNNNNNNNNNNNNNNNNNNNNNNNNNNNNNNNNNNNNNNNNNNNNNNNNNNNNNNNNNNNNNNNNNNNNNNNNNNNNNNNNNNNNNNNNNNNNNNNNNNNNNNNNNNNNNNNNNNNNNNNNNNNNNNNNNNNNNNNNNNNNNNNNNNNNNNNNNNNNNNNNNNNNNNNNNNNNNNNNNNNNNNNNNNNNNNNNNNNNNNNNNNNNNNNNNNNNNNNNNNNNNNNNNNNNNNNNNNNNNNNNNNNNNNNNNNNNNNNNNNNNNNNNNNNNNNNNNNNNNNNNNNNNNNNNNNNNNNNNNNNNNNNNNNNNNNNNNNNNNNNNNNNNNNNNNNNNNNNNNNNNNNNNNNNNNNNNNNNNNNNNNNNNNNNNNNNNNNNNNNNNNNNNNNNNNNNNNNNNNNNNNNNNNNNNNNNNNNNNNNNNNNNNNNNNNNNNNNNNNNNNGCGAGATGTAAGATGTAAAACCCTAATTCTAGCCGAAAGTGAGTGTAGTAATTTGCGGATCCCCTCCTTGTTGCCTTGTCTCCTCCTTTTATAGGTGAATGCTCGTTGACTTAATGTGTCTTGTCTCGATGGGCCTCCTCGAGTAGTTGGGCTGACTCGTCGGGCCGTTGTGTCAGGTCGACGAGCCGATGATGTTCAGTCAATCACGTCATCGACTAAAAGTTGTCTGGAGCCGAGCCGAACACCGGCTTTCAAGTCGACGAGCCGATCTTCTGTGTTGTAATCATGTGTCTAGGTAATTGTCTTGCGGGTTTTTTGGGAGGGCTAAGCCCATACCCAACAAAAACTAGACCTAATTAGCCTCGTCTATATCTCAACGAGGAGAATCTAGTTGTTCATGATTCCTGAAAGCAGTCTTCATGGATTGAAGTAGCCTTTAACTGCTCTCGAGGTTAAGGTACTTAGCCATAGCAGCCACTAGGCTCGTCTTCCCCGTCCCGGGAGGACCACACAGCAAGTAATTTCTCGTCCAAGGTCTCCCAACCCTATAGTAGAAATATTTCCTTTGGATGAAACGATCAAGATCGTGGATGAGGCCACGCTTGAGCTCTTCCGTCATAGCAATTGTTTCAAAGGTGGAATGGTTCTCGAGGCTCTTGGTTTCCCAAATGTCAAAGGAGTGAGAATATGTGTGCCTCCTTTGTTGTGGTCTCTACGAAAGGTAGGTAAGAGTTATAGACCAAGTCTTTGTGTCTTTTGTCAGATCTCAGCTCGAATGATTCCCGTCCGATACTTTTATTAAAGAAAATCCTCCAACTGAGCTCGATCCCTTGGTAGCTATCAGCTAATGTGAGTTCGCCGACGACATGTAAATTGACCGAGTGAATGCCGAGCTTATTGAAAACATAACCGTGAGTGGCGGCCACATATTACGTTTTCCTTCCCAAACTCGCCTGAGTGTTCGATAATAAGCGTGAAATAATGATCATGTTTTGTATTAGTCAATGAAAGATAGCCGGGAAGATACTGGAGATAAGAGATGATCAGGTTTTGAATCTGACGAGTTATTGCCTG
This genomic interval from Brassica oleracea var. oleracea cultivar TO1000 chromosome C2, BOL, whole genome shotgun sequence contains the following:
- the LOC106324335 gene encoding uncharacterized protein LOC106324335: MWCSFHKSKAHDTRNCRHLLDALFSSYEKGTSNVELPKPRPNDTKSWSKNKEKKTHKNQDKSGNRPKHTEDDKPEKHEEEDGDAQVDEEQPRNRRRVQVILARPNSSSDEEEDKQVHDSRQYSSKRTNESIGSEGSNDLRNKLRRKSQTPDRAYDSHGDLRSIIKKSKARKIEDSNAQSRLRPRVIELREKLNSKSEDLRIKLNRPKHSDLRRRIEEARSKNEDGYKSVVGDSPVVEYSPNVKNPPIIEDLPSDSRTRLRNKRVIESNFLNVIMVGSPPCGDSVRSVKDHRRQAVTSKKWPSKPEIDSSITFLPDDAIGVHLPHNDPLLVEVGIAKCDVAKVLIDTGSSVDLIFRDTLDKMGIDLRDMKPSSRSLTGFNGASETMIGTIKLPVYACRVIRAVKFSVIRTKAPYNSILGTPWLHSVKAVSSTYHQCVKFPGINEKQIQPQKDEILEATIDDSDKSKVVRVGAFLDEEMQRAIINFLKENASTFAWATSDMKGINPAITSRELNVDPTIKPIRQKRRKLGHDRSKAVNEEVERLLAAGSITEARYPE